ATCATTGTTAACATATAATGAGAAACCTATAATAGGTTTGTTGTTTATTGCTTGCAGTAAAACAAAAATAGCCAATAATCCATACCACATTGGCATCTTTAGCAAGCCTAGAACAAATGGCTCCACTTGAATTTTCATCCTGATCAAACCATCCGATTTCGAAGGTGAGTATCTTTGACAACATTCTTTCTCGGACCCTCTTTGTTAAGCACTCACCCATGGCTGCAAAATTGTAATGCTGAATGATGTTGATTACCATTGAGAAAACAGCCAAACCAACGAAACACAATGCATAAATCATCGTTCTACGCTTGATTTCATCATGATCCGGCAAGAAATACACTGATATCACCGAACCCATTGCAAACGCGTAAAGTGGCTGGACTGCACCGAATAGAATTGCACCCACGCTCCCTAACAGTGCTTGCTTCCATTCAGGAAGATTCAATGCTAAAAGCCTCTTAAAAGATGGAACAGGAAAGTCTTGGTTGACATTTAAGGTAATATTCTCGCCTCCACCGTGGTTTActgagcttgaggagcttgaccGGCTAACTATTGGTTGCCGACGGCTACTTGTGTTTTGGACATCATATGTTGAAGTGACTGATGATGGCCCAAGCAGATAATTAGGATTATGTGGTTCATCTTTTCCTTTGGTTTCCTGGAGGCGAACAAGTGATGTGTAGAGGCCATTATCGTGTTGAATGAGGTAATCATGGGAGCCAGACTCGACCACTTGACCATCCTGAACTACCACTATGATGTCTGCGTTTCGAATGGTTGAGAGACGGTGTGCTATGACGATGGTGGTTCGACCAACGGCTGCTTGATCAAGTGCCTCTTGAACCACTCGTTCTGATTCGGTGTCTAGTGCACTTGTGGCCTCGTCCAAAAGAAGGATACGAGGTGACTTGATTATTGCACGAGCAATTGCGATTCTTTGTTTTTGCCCACCAGACATTTGAACTCCTCTTTCACCAACCTGTTATTTACAAGAAATATAATATAGCTTTTCAGAAGGTGAATCTACCAAGTGAATTAAATTTAATATCCTGTATGAAGTGAAAATGACTTATTATTCTAAGCTTACATGAGgcaaaattaaatttaatatccTGTATGAAGTGAAAATGACTTATTATTCTAAGCTTACATGAGGCAAAAAAACAAAAGAGCAAGCACGCCTAGTTTAAGTTAAAAAGAGTTTACTTGTTTATTATTTAATGTTTTATTTATATATAGTTGAAGTTTATTTTAAAACACTAAAAATTTGTGATAACAAAAAGATCAAACCTAAATTGTTTAATCCATTTTCTTAGTGGTTCATATTTAATAAACTTTCAACTATATACATACAAATGTATTTGTTACGTATATAAAACAATCAAACTGAtttattcatatttttttaaacttttgagCATTTACCCTACAAATGTGTAATGTATAGTTAATATAACATACACATGACTTCCACGTATTAGCCCGTTTGCGGTAtacacatataatgtatatatgtgtggacgctcggggggggcaaaagtgaaagtgcactaattttaacgttattttactaatttcgtgaaaataacgaaaTAATCTAGTTTATTGGTTCGACGTTCCGACATACAAACACATGTTTAGCACCACTACTCAAAACATCATCTTTGCTAACAATCACGCTAACAATTGAACATTAATGTGAATCTAGATTATTGGATTAAAAGCAAAATATTTACTGGTTACAAATATATCAACTATTTCAAGATCATTTCTGTGTTAAGAAATGACATGCCTAACAAACATATCTTAGTATATACCATCCTTAAGGTTCACAAAAAACCAAACCGACCCACCCAACTTTAGTCAATGGTATGGTTAGAAGCAGGAGTCTTTTGAAGGCTAACCAAGGAGTAGTAAGCGCCAGCCGGTCCTTTCGCTAGCAACGAGCCATGGTTCCCTTTCTCGACCACCTTCCCCTTCTCCAAAACCGCAATTGTGTCACAACTTTGTATGGTACTCAATCGGTGTGCAACCACCACACTCGTCCGCCCAATCATCATTCGCTCAAGCGCTTCTTGCACGACTTTTTCTGATTGACTATCTAGTGCACTAGTGGCTTCATCAAGCAACAAAATCACTGGGTTTTTCAGTATGGCACGTGCTATGGCAATACGTTGTTTTTGTCCTCCAGAGAGCTGAACCCCTCGATCACCGCACTGTGTATCGTAGCCATCTTTCAAAACCGCTATGAAGTCATGTGCATTGGCTGCTTTTGCGGCCTCGATCATCTCGGATTCACCAACTTCCTCAGAAGCCCCGTATAGGATGTTTTCACGTATCGTACCCGCGAATAGTGCAGGCTCTTGGCTGACGAGTGCAATGTATTTCCTTAGAGTTCTTAAATGGTACGACTTTATGTCTCTTCCATCGATTTTGATAACGCCTTTTATTGGATCATAAAAACGCTCGATCAACCCAATTATGGTTGATTTTCCAGATCCACTTTGTCCGACCAATGCTGTAGATTTCCCAGCTTCAATATTAATGGAGAACCCTTTAAAGATCATGATGTCAGGGCGAGCAGGGTATGCAAAGTCCACATCGCGTATCTCTATATGACCTGTAATGATATCGGGCTTCTTACCATCAGGGTCCTCGGGTTCAATCAAGGTGTAACGGTCCAACACCGCAAACACAGACTGCACCGCATCAGACCCTTTGGCTAGATCATTTGTCATGGTCCCAGCATCCGCAATGACCCTTCCAGTGCTCACTAAGATCATAAAAGTCTGAAAAAGCGCTTTCGACCCAAGATGACCATCACTAATCAATTTCCCACCATACCAGAAGTCTAGAGCCCATGTGCAAGCCATAAGACTTTGAGAAAATCCGAGCCCGAATCCAGCATACCACGCTTGCTTGATGCTTTCACGCATCGGTGCTTTTTGGGTCTCTTGGAGCATTTTGAGTATTCGTGCTTGAGACGAAAAGGCTGTGACTGTACGTAGATTCGAGACTGCTTCAGCTGCAAGTTTGCTGCTTTCCTCTTGTGATTTCATGGCTTTTTGTGACATGTTCTTTAACAAAACTCGTTTGCAGTAGAAGCACACAATTATCAAAGGCTGGACCGCTATCATAACCAATGCCAATCTCCATGCAATTACCAACCCCATTGTACACGCAATCGTCACTGCAGAGATTGTTTGAATTAGAAGTGCCATTCGATCACCCACCAATGATCGCACCTACAAAATCATTGTTAACATATAATGAGAAACCTATAATAGGTTTGTTGTTTATTGCTTGCAGTAAAACAAAAATAGCCAATAATCCATACCACATTGGCATCTTTAGCAAGCCTAGAACAAATGGCTCCACTTGAATTTTCATCCTGATCAAACCATCCGATTTCGAAGGTGAGTATCTTTGACAACATTCTTTCTCGGACCCTCTTTGTTAAGCACTCACCCATGGCTGCAAAATTGTAATGCTGAATGATGTTGATTACCATTGAGAAAACAGCCAAACCAACGAAACACAATGCATAAATCATCGTTCTACGCTTGATTTCATCATGATCCGGCAAGAAATACACTGATATCACCGAACCCATTGCAAACGCGTAAAGTGGCTGGACTGCACCGAATAGAATTGCACCCACGCTCCCTAACAGTGCTTGCTTCCATTCAGGAAGATTCAATGCTAAAAGCCTCTTAAAAGATGGAACAGGAAAGTCTTGGTTGACATTTAAGGTAATATTCTCGCCTCCACCGTGGTTTActgagcttgaggagcttgaccGGCTAACTATTGGTTGCCGACGGCTACTTGTGTTTTGGACATCATATGTTGAAGTGACTGATGATGGCCCAAGCAGATAATTAGGATTATGTGGTTCATCTTTTCCTTTGGTTTCCTGGAGGCGAACAAGTGATGTGTAGAGGCCATTATCGTGTTGAATGAGGTAATCATGGGAGCCAGACTCGACCACTTGACCATCCTGAACTACCACTATGATGTCTGCGTTTCGAATGGTTGAGAGACGGTGTGCTATGACGATGGTGGTTCGACCAACGGCTGCTTGATCAAGTGCCTCTTGAACCACTCGTTCTGATTCGGTGTCTAGTGCACTTGTGGCCTCGTCCAAAAGAAGGATACGAGGTGACTTGATTATTGCACGAGCAATTGCGATTCTTTGTTTTTGCCCACCAGACATTTGAACTCCTCTTTCACCAACCTGTTATTTACAAGAAATATAATATAGCTTTTCAGAAGGTGAATCTACCAAGTGAATTAAATTTAATATCCTGTATGAAGTGAAAATGACTTATTATTCTAAGCTTACATGAGgcaaaattaaatttaatatccTGTATGAAGTGAAAATGACTTATTATTCTAAGCTTACATGAGGCAAAAAAACAAAAGAGCAAGCACGCCTAGTTTAAGTTAAAAAGAGTTTACTTGTTTATTATTTAATGTTTTATTTATATATAGTTGAAGTTTATTTTAAAACACTAAAAATTTGTGATAACAAAAAGATCAAACCTAAATTGTTTAATCCATTTTCTTAGTGGTTCATATTTAATAAACTTTCAACTATATACATACAAATGTATTTGTTACGTATATAAAACAATCAAACTGAtttattcatatttttttaaacttttgagCATTTACCCTACAAATGTGTAATGTATAGTTAATATAACATACACATGACTTCCACGTATTAGCCCGTTTGCGGTAtacacatataatgtatatatgtgtggacgctcggggggggcaaaagtgaaagtgcactaattttaacgttatttttcATAAACCCTGGGCTTATAGCTCAGTGGTTATGGAAATGAGGGAAGACTTTTGACCGAAAGGTCTCAagttcgattcctgatccacccgGGTTTTACCGGCTTTGCATTGTCGTGCCCTCGGGCGGGTGCAgggtcgggttttccccggaactggtggcatggtgggctaggggctccgtgcgtgcaggttgggctgccgcgggctacctttcggccaatgggtgccgcgtacggagtacccggcgattctta
Above is a window of Helianthus annuus cultivar XRQ/B chromosome 14, HanXRQr2.0-SUNRISE, whole genome shotgun sequence DNA encoding:
- the LOC110903957 gene encoding ABC transporter B family member 15-like encodes the protein MSKQNTKKNKKASNGSFRSIFMHADWADMFLMTLGLLGAIGDGISMPTMLLITSTIMNNIGDSSSFSMDVFTDKINESAVNLCYMAIGIWVACFLEGYCWARTAERQASRLRSTYLKAVLRQEVAYFDLNVTSTAEIITSVSSDSLVIQEVISEKVPMFLMNTSMFGGAYIVAFILLWRLAIVGLPFIIILVIPGLIYGRVLMNLSRKIREEYNKAGTVAEQAISSVRTVYSFVGENKTLLEYSAALEGTVKLGLKQGMAKGVAIGSNGVVFAVWSFLCWYGSRLVMYHGASGGTVFAVGAAIAVGGLSLGSGLSNLKYFSDAMAASERIREVIIRVPEIDSDNMEGDVLEEVSGRVEFKNVKFAYPSRPESLIFKDFNLKVPAGRTVALVGGSGSGKSTVIALLQRFYDPQGGEICVDGVRIDKLQLKWLRSQMGLVSQEPALFATTIKENILFGKEDATMEEVIEAAKASNAYNFISQLPQAYDTQVGERGVQMSGGQKQRIAIARAIIKSPRILLLDEATSALDTESERVVQEALDQAAVGRTTIVIAHRLSTIRNADIIVVVQDGQVVESGSHDYLIQHDNGLYTSLVRLQETKGKDEPHNPNYLLGPSSVTSTYDVQNTSSRRQPIVSRSSSSSSVNHGGGENITLNVNQDFPVPSFKRLLALNLPEWKQALLGSVGAILFGAVQPLYAFAMGSVISVYFLPDHDEIKRRTMIYALCFVGLAVFSMVINIIQHYNFAAMGECLTKRVRERMLSKILTFEIGWFDQDENSSGAICSRLAKDANVVRSLVGDRMALLIQTISAVTIACTMGLVIAWRLALVMIAVQPLIIVCFYCKRVLLKNMSQKAMKSQEESSKLAAEAVSNLRTVTAFSSQARILKMLQETQKAPMRESIKQAWYAGFGLGFSQSLMACTWALDFWYGGKLISDGHLGSKALFQTFMILVSTGRVIADAGTMTNDLAKGSDAVQSVFAVLDRYTLIEPEDPDGKKPDIITGHIEIRDVDFAYPARPDIMIFKGFSINIEAGKSTALVGQSGSGKSTIIGLIERFYDPIKGVIKIDGRDIKSYHLRTLRKYIALVSQEPALFAGTIRENILYGASEEVGESEMIEAAKAANAHDFIAVLKDGYDTQCGDRGVQLSGGQKQRIAIARAILKNPVILLLDEATSALDSQSEKVVQEALERMMIGRTSVVVAHRLSTIQSCDTIAVLEKGKVVEKGNHGSLLAKGPAGAYYSLVSLQKTPASNHTID